From Magnetococcus sp. PR-3, one genomic window encodes:
- a CDS encoding two-component system sensor histidine kinase NtrB — protein sequence MEKAAQFDAAQLLDQTSIAIIALDCENTIRNVNTAAEKIMDRPRQHLLNTHLERVLPGHPVALDLISRASNLLMPCRFRVAQLSPAPDIHLLVSLTATPLMGENGQLEGTILEMEEVGSAEQLEEGRRLNETLDSLGSLALAVAHEVKNPLAGIRGAAQLLEMESTSETGTTCTELIRSEVDRISRLLDSLLGLAEDHPISQKNINIHEILDHVVRLCDTTGTTLNRDYDPSLPEISGDRDKLIQLFLNLISNASEAAGAEGQVRISSRISKQIRLTQGRRQQHIVVEVKDNGPGIPHELRKRIFLPFVTTKSNGTGLGLAISQKIVHDHDGQMALESRPGETAFRVFLPLKTMR from the coding sequence ATGGAAAAGGCTGCTCAATTTGACGCTGCACAACTGCTGGATCAAACCTCCATTGCGATCATTGCCCTGGATTGTGAAAACACCATTCGCAATGTGAATACGGCGGCAGAAAAAATTATGGACCGCCCCAGGCAGCACCTTTTGAATACCCATTTGGAAAGAGTACTACCCGGCCATCCGGTGGCATTGGATCTTATTAGCCGTGCCAGCAATCTGCTGATGCCATGCCGGTTCCGTGTCGCCCAACTCTCACCGGCACCGGACATTCATCTTCTGGTCTCTCTGACAGCAACCCCTCTGATGGGGGAGAACGGTCAGCTAGAAGGCACCATCTTGGAGATGGAAGAGGTTGGCTCGGCTGAACAGCTTGAAGAGGGACGACGACTCAACGAAACGCTGGACTCCCTGGGCTCTTTGGCCCTGGCCGTTGCCCATGAGGTTAAAAACCCTCTGGCAGGTATTCGTGGGGCTGCACAGCTGTTGGAGATGGAGAGTACCAGTGAAACCGGCACCACCTGTACCGAGCTGATCCGCTCGGAGGTGGATCGCATCAGCCGGCTGCTCGACAGTCTTTTAGGCTTGGCAGAAGATCATCCCATCAGCCAGAAGAACATCAACATTCATGAAATACTCGACCACGTCGTGCGGCTGTGTGACACCACCGGCACCACCTTAAATCGAGATTATGACCCCTCTCTGCCAGAGATCTCTGGAGACCGGGATAAGTTAATTCAACTCTTTCTTAACCTGATCTCCAATGCCAGTGAAGCGGCAGGAGCTGAAGGGCAGGTACGCATATCCAGCCGTATTTCTAAACAGATCCGTCTGACACAGGGTCGACGGCAGCAGCATATTGTGGTGGAGGTCAAAGACAATGGACCGGGTATTCCCCATGAGCTGCGTAAGCGTATATTCCTGCCATTTGTTACCACCAAATCAAATGGTACCGGGCTAGGCTTGGCCATTTCACAAAAAATTGTGCACGACCACGATGGGCAAATGGCCCTGGAGAGTCGTCCGGGGGAGACCGCTTTTCGGGTCTTTTTACCCCTGAAAACCATGCGCTGA
- the atpE gene encoding ATP synthase F0 subunit C, giving the protein MESAAAAFIGMGLAAAGMAGSGVGLGYLFGKTIESIARQPGAEAQMTKYMWIGAAFVEAVALYGLVIAFIIMGQAG; this is encoded by the coding sequence ATGGAAAGCGCTGCCGCCGCATTCATCGGTATGGGCCTGGCCGCTGCAGGTATGGCCGGCTCGGGTGTTGGTCTGGGTTACCTGTTCGGTAAAACCATTGAGTCCATCGCTCGCCAGCCAGGTGCTGAAGCTCAGATGACCAAGTACATGTGGATTGGCGCGGCCTTCGTGGAAGCCGTTGCCCTCTACGGTCTGGTTATCGCCTTCATCATCATGGGCCAAGCTGGCTAA
- the ntrC gene encoding nitrogen regulation protein NR(I) gives MQQESEQTILVADDDQAVRFVLEQALTRAGYKVHAFGNSQPLVSHFNQFGGDLIITDVVMPGGSGLDMVQSLKSSYPDLPIIVMTAQSTLRNAVQAFERGAFEYLAKPFDINRLVELTQRALHKHEEKARVQPQATKVQAAQDDMDQQLEERFGGIIGSSRAMQALFHTIGRLSNSEMTVLIHGESGTGKELVARAVHAYSPRRNGPFTAINMAAIPRDLIESELFGHEKGAFTGAVSRRPGHFQKAEGGTLFLDEIGDMPMEAQTRLLRVLQEGTFTLVGSTDILRSDVRIIAATHQDLPTAISEGRFREDLFYRLNVIPLHVPTLRSRKEDIPVLSQYFLAKTSKELGVPTKRMTPAAMEKMVAYEWPGNVRELENLIRRLMVLIPEDEIRPEKIELFERTMPKVPRGETSHREDLDDGAMEAGSSNSYEEILLQDLDTFFATMEGQETTGLYNVVLRKMEAVLIPRVLRQTRGNRVKAAQLLGINRNTLRKKMRDLGLDD, from the coding sequence ATGCAGCAAGAGTCCGAACAGACCATTTTGGTTGCCGATGATGATCAGGCCGTACGTTTTGTACTGGAGCAGGCACTCACCCGTGCCGGTTATAAGGTGCACGCCTTTGGCAACAGTCAGCCTTTGGTGAGCCATTTTAACCAGTTTGGTGGTGACCTGATCATTACCGATGTGGTCATGCCTGGTGGTTCTGGGCTGGATATGGTGCAAAGCCTGAAATCCAGCTATCCCGATCTACCGATCATTGTCATGACGGCCCAATCCACCCTACGCAATGCAGTGCAAGCTTTTGAACGTGGCGCGTTTGAGTATCTAGCCAAACCCTTTGACATCAATCGCCTCGTGGAGCTAACCCAACGGGCTTTACACAAACATGAAGAGAAGGCCCGGGTACAACCCCAGGCAACCAAAGTACAGGCTGCACAAGATGATATGGATCAGCAGTTGGAGGAGCGCTTTGGGGGAATTATCGGCTCATCCCGTGCCATGCAGGCACTTTTCCATACCATTGGCCGCCTCTCCAACTCTGAGATGACGGTTTTAATTCATGGTGAATCCGGTACCGGCAAGGAGTTGGTAGCCCGCGCTGTTCATGCCTATAGTCCACGTCGAAATGGGCCATTTACAGCCATCAACATGGCGGCCATTCCTCGGGATCTCATTGAGTCTGAACTCTTTGGTCATGAAAAAGGGGCCTTTACTGGCGCGGTATCCCGGCGTCCCGGTCATTTCCAAAAAGCCGAAGGGGGAACCCTGTTTTTGGATGAGATCGGTGATATGCCGATGGAGGCTCAGACGCGTCTGTTGCGCGTTCTACAGGAAGGTACCTTTACCCTGGTGGGGAGTACCGACATCTTACGTAGTGATGTTCGTATTATTGCGGCCACCCATCAGGACCTGCCAACTGCGATCTCTGAAGGACGCTTCAGAGAAGACCTTTTTTACCGCCTAAATGTTATTCCCTTACATGTACCCACACTCCGTTCAAGAAAAGAGGATATCCCCGTCCTCTCCCAATATTTTTTGGCTAAGACATCCAAAGAGCTCGGCGTACCTACCAAACGCATGACACCCGCTGCCATGGAAAAAATGGTGGCTTACGAATGGCCCGGTAACGTGCGTGAACTGGAAAACTTGATCCGCCGTCTCATGGTGTTAATTCCAGAAGATGAGATCCGCCCAGAGAAGATTGAGCTTTTTGAACGCACCATGCCCAAAGTCCCCAGAGGGGAGACATCCCATCGAGAAGATTTGGATGACGGGGCTATGGAAGCGGGCAGTTCCAACAGCTATGAGGAGATCCTCTTACAAGACCTGGATACCTTCTTTGCGACCATGGAAGGGCAGGAAACAACCGGCCTATACAATGTCGTACTGCGTAAAATGGAAGCTGTTCTCATACCCCGTGTTCTACGCCAAACCCGTGGTAACCGTGTAAAAGCTGCACAATTACTGGGGATTAACCGTAATACATTGCGTAAAAAAATGCGTGATCTTGGCCTGGATGATTGA
- a CDS encoding F0F1 ATP synthase subunit A, with protein MSAEAMHAAANTAPKMDPLHHFMVQKVVPIEFAGIDISITNSTIWMWLAVAVAFFFMKWAFTGPTQSKLIPTKMQSLAEMTFTFVRDIVDQNIGGEEGRKFFPGIFAMFLLVLFCNLLGLIPGSFTPTSQLIVTATLALGVFFFATGLALVKHGVKFLGFFVPSGVPPVLLLLMVPIEIISYLSRPVSLSVRLFANMTAGHTVLAVLFFFAATLPLGGLLMPAAFATVFTGFELFIGFIQAYIFTILTCVYINDALHLH; from the coding sequence ATGAGCGCCGAAGCCATGCACGCAGCCGCCAATACGGCCCCCAAAATGGACCCCTTACACCATTTCATGGTGCAGAAAGTGGTACCCATTGAGTTTGCAGGCATCGACATCTCTATTACCAACTCCACCATCTGGATGTGGTTGGCGGTAGCGGTTGCTTTTTTCTTTATGAAATGGGCATTCACGGGTCCGACGCAGAGCAAGCTCATCCCCACAAAAATGCAGTCACTGGCTGAGATGACCTTCACCTTTGTGCGGGACATTGTGGACCAGAACATTGGTGGTGAAGAGGGACGTAAGTTCTTCCCCGGTATCTTTGCGATGTTCTTACTGGTACTCTTCTGTAACCTTCTGGGTCTAATTCCCGGTTCGTTTACACCCACATCACAGCTGATCGTTACAGCAACGCTGGCTTTGGGTGTGTTCTTCTTTGCTACAGGCTTGGCCTTAGTAAAGCATGGGGTGAAGTTTTTAGGGTTCTTTGTTCCCTCAGGTGTTCCCCCTGTACTGTTGCTGTTGATGGTGCCCATTGAGATCATTTCGTATCTCTCACGGCCTGTCTCACTCTCCGTTCGTCTGTTTGCGAACATGACGGCGGGTCACACTGTTCTTGCTGTGCTGTTTTTCTTTGCGGCCACGCTGCCCTTGGGTGGTTTGTTGATGCCCGCAGCCTTTGCAACAGTGTTTACTGGTTTTGAGTTGTTCATTGGCTTCATCCAAGCCTATATTTTTACGATCCTTACCTGCGTCTACATCAACGACGCGCTGCATCTGCACTAA
- the atpF gene encoding F0F1 ATP synthase subunit B, producing the protein MISAAYAAANAAAEEAHSGLPQFDSSTFSSQIFWTIVSFVALLVLLKKFVVPAISDVLEARATRIEEELKAAENERKEAAALLVEQQAEVKAEREKIAQMLESARKEADAQREQATAELEAELAKQKSLATQEIESARRQAMSEVRGVVVEVALAVSEKLITKSVDKTEANKLADEAIRQLEANKDQLH; encoded by the coding sequence ATGATCAGTGCTGCATACGCTGCTGCTAATGCCGCCGCAGAGGAGGCCCACTCGGGCTTGCCCCAGTTCGATTCCAGTACCTTCAGCTCGCAGATCTTCTGGACGATTGTTTCGTTCGTCGCTCTTCTGGTCTTGCTGAAGAAGTTCGTGGTTCCTGCCATCTCTGATGTTCTGGAAGCACGGGCTACGCGGATTGAAGAAGAACTGAAAGCCGCTGAAAACGAACGTAAAGAGGCCGCCGCGCTTCTGGTCGAACAGCAAGCTGAAGTTAAAGCTGAGCGTGAGAAAATTGCGCAAATGCTTGAGTCCGCGCGTAAAGAAGCCGATGCCCAGCGCGAGCAGGCAACGGCAGAGCTGGAAGCCGAATTGGCCAAGCAAAAATCGCTGGCAACTCAAGAAATTGAGTCAGCTCGCCGTCAGGCGATGTCTGAAGTCCGCGGTGTCGTTGTGGAAGTCGCCTTGGCGGTGAGTGAAAAACTCATCACCAAATCGGTTGATAAAACCGAGGCCAACAAACTAGCCGACGAGGCTATTCGTCAGTTAGAGGCCAACAAAGATCAGTTACACTAA
- a CDS encoding AtpZ/AtpI family protein, translated as MSNAPNSPEKPGINATDRQTNQTLREGGPPPPPKLSGMGLGFRLATDLGSALLVGGTIGWMLDKLLETKPWLFIVFMILGFAAGFRNIMRTFNEVSAQENGAVTGENTKDR; from the coding sequence GTGAGTAATGCGCCCAATTCTCCTGAGAAACCGGGCATAAATGCCACGGATCGACAGACCAACCAAACCCTCCGTGAGGGTGGTCCACCTCCGCCGCCCAAATTGAGCGGCATGGGGTTAGGGTTTCGGCTTGCAACTGATTTAGGCTCCGCACTGCTGGTTGGCGGTACCATAGGTTGGATGCTCGATAAGCTGCTTGAGACCAAACCCTGGCTCTTTATTGTATTTATGATCCTTGGCTTTGCGGCCGGGTTTCGTAATATTATGCGGACCTTCAATGAAGTCTCCGCACAAGAAAATGGGGCGGTCACTGGTGAAAACACCAAGGATCGTTGA